In Chloroflexota bacterium, a single window of DNA contains:
- a CDS encoding SDR family oxidoreductase translates to MAKKTIAEIFDLSGKGSIVTGAGMGIGRAIAHRLSEAGAGVMIADIDLDAATKTAQGIKERGRKAEAIRADTRSIADATKVMQATVEAFGSLDILVNNAGIYPMSMAVDTTEELWDRTIDINLKGVFFYCQAAAREMIKAKHGGKIINLASIDAVHPMGEVSHYNASKGGVLSLTKALALEWGTHGILVNAVAPGSVWTPGTEKTRVAREASGKSVEELFNKFMSRMPLGRPGEPDDIAKVVLFFASAAADYITGTMLMVDGGYLLS, encoded by the coding sequence ATGGCAAAGAAGACTATCGCAGAGATTTTCGACCTGAGCGGGAAGGGCTCTATCGTCACTGGCGCTGGCATGGGCATCGGGAGAGCCATTGCCCACCGCCTTTCGGAGGCAGGCGCCGGTGTGATGATTGCCGATATTGACCTGGATGCGGCTACCAAGACGGCACAGGGCATTAAAGAGAGAGGCCGCAAAGCCGAGGCCATCCGGGCTGATACCCGCAGCATAGCTGACGCCACAAAAGTGATGCAGGCCACGGTGGAGGCCTTCGGCAGTCTTGATATCCTGGTCAATAATGCCGGCATCTATCCGATGTCCATGGCGGTGGATACGACCGAGGAACTATGGGATAGGACTATTGATATTAACCTCAAAGGAGTCTTCTTCTATTGTCAGGCCGCCGCCCGTGAGATGATAAAGGCCAAGCACGGAGGAAAGATCATCAATTTAGCCTCGATAGACGCGGTGCATCCCATGGGTGAGGTATCTCACTACAATGCCTCCAAGGGCGGAGTCCTTTCCCTCACCAAGGCGCTGGCTCTGGAATGGGGCACTCACGGGATCCTGGTCAATGCGGTGGCCCCGGGCAGCGTCTGGACCCCCGGCACGGAAAAAACCAGAGTAGCGCGGGAAGCCTCGGGGAAGAGTGTCGAGGAACTCTTCAACAAGTTCATGAGCCGCATGCCCCTGGGCCGGCCGGGAGAGCCTGATGATATTGCCAAGGTGGTGCTCTTCTTCGCCAGCGCAGCCGCGGACTACATCACCGGCACCATGCTCATGGTGGACGGGGGATACCTGCTGAGCTAG